TATTGCTATTTAGATTAATTTAAAATAAATTTGCATTTCAATTTCTTCGAAATGAAAAAAGGTTTATTAGCGCTCTCTCTATTAGGAACATTCGGTTTTGTAAATGCTCAACGGATTTTATCAGGAACTGTAACAGATGAAAATGGAAACAATTTATCAAATGTTCAAGTTCAGGATCCGCAAACTAAAAGATGGACTCAAACAAATTCGAATGGTTTTTTTACAATCCAATTATCGAATGAGAATACTAATTTATCTTTTTCGCAAAAAGGGAAAGAAACGCAAGAAATCATTGTTAATTCTGATGAAACTAATGTATCCATCGTTCTTTATAATCAAACACTCCGATTAGAGCAAGTTGATATATCACCTAAAAAGAAAAAAGAATATTCTGAAATTACACTTGGAAAAGAAGCAATCGAAAATGTACAGGCTTTTTCATTAAACGAGGTTTTGCAACAATTACCAGGACAAGTAACATTAGATTTTAACAACAATGAGTTTAAGAATATTGTATTTAGAACTGCCAGTTCAAATAATAATTTAGGTTTATCTGGTATCTCAAGTACATCGACTATTAATGACAGAAAAGATTATTTTCAGAATAAAGCGTTTGGTACTTCCATCGTTGTCAATGATATTCCAGTTTCGAATAACGAAAATATGCAATCTTTTTCTTCAGTTTCTAATGGGAATTTCAACGATTTTAATAATCCAAGTTATGGTGTAGATTTGCGCAAATAACAACTGCAAATATTGATGAAGTAAAAATTATTCAAGGGATTGCTCCTGCCAAATATGGTGACTTAACATCAGGATTAATTATCATCAATTCAAAAGTTGGACAAGCTCCCCTACGCGCTTCGGTTTCGATGTTAGATGCAACAACTGAATATAATATTTCGAAGGGTTTCAAGATAAATGACAGAAACTTCTTTAGTATATCAGGCAATTATTTGTCTTCTAATGCAGATGTGCGCGATAATTTGAAGTCATATAATCGTATATCGACTAACGCTGCGTGGAAATCATCTAACAAAACAAATACATTGGTTAATACGTTAGATGGAAATTTTGCGATTAACACTGATAAAATAAAATATGATCCGGATGATATTTCGGATCCAAAAATAAAAAATGATAAGTTCTCTATTCGATTATCAAATAATTTGAAATGGAATTTGAAAAAAGAATGGATTGATGCTTTAAATGTTGATGCAAACATTAATTACGAAAAGCAAAATTCTAAAGAAGAACGTTGGGTAAATGTTGCAACTGCAGCTGTGACGACTTCTACTGTAAACGGTATTTCTGAAGCTATCTTTTTACCTAATCAATATACGTTAGTCAAAAATGTAGAAGGAATTCCGATGTCTACTTTTCTGAATGTAGAAGGTGTAAAAAATTATGAATCTAAAAACAAATGGAATCATACTTTTTCTGTTGGACTGTCTTCCCGATCTAGTGAAAACAAAGGTCGTGGAACTTATACAGACGAAAATTCAACACCTAATTTTTTCACTTTAAGCGGTGCTAAAGGTAGTTTAGGTTACCGAGATTATAATTTCAAAAACACCAAAACGCAATGGCAATTATCTGTTTATGCAGAAGATAGAATTGTGAAATATGGAAACAATGACAATGTTTTCAAATTAGATTTAGGATTTAGATACGACAACCAATATGGTTATAATTCGTATCAACCGCGTGTAAATACTTCATACGCTTTCAATAAAGTGTTAAGAGTTCGTGGTGGATATGGAATTTCGTCTAAAGCACCTTCTTTAAATCAACTTTTTACAGGTGATCGTATTTATGATCGACTTTTAGGTGACGGAATATATTATATCAATAATAAACAATACGGTTGGATTGAAACGTTCCTTTTAGAAGGAAATAATCTAAACTTAAAACCAAGTAAATCCTATAATTCGGAAATTGGTTTTGATCTTAATTTACCTTTTGGATCGTTAAACGTTACGGGATATTACAATCAATTGAAAGATGGTATTTCGTCTTTTGCTCAAATTACAACTTTAGAAGGTTCTAAAATTGCGGTTGATACGTCCTCTTCTACTCCATCCTACTCTGTTGTTGGAAAGGAAGCTTATCAAATTGAATATTCAACTTTAGAAAATAATTTAGAATCTACAGATAAAGGAATCGAAATGTTTATGAATTTTAATCGCATTCGACCGCTCAATTTAGATATATCTGTAAATGGATCTTATACAAAAACCACGAACAATAAACCTGTTTATACGTACGACGCTTCTACAAATGTTTTAGCAAAAGAGAAATATGGCGTGTATTATAATCCGAAATCAAACGATGAACAATTAATGTTTGGAACTAATTTTAATTATCATCTAAAAAATGTGGGATTAATTTTATCACTTCGAACCGAACATATATTTATTCAGAATCACGATAAATTCAACAATAGAAATCCAATAGGTTATTTGGATGGAAATTCTGTTTTTCATGAAATACCAGTCGAAGACCAAGCAAATATAGATTTGTATGGGCATTTGATCAAAGCACCTCAAAAAACGTTAGGTGAATTACAAAAATCATTGCACAATTTCCATTTACGCATTTCGAAAGATTTCTTGAATGGATTTAAAGTTTCGGTTTATACAACCAATGTTTTTGGTCTGAAACCTACTTATATCAACAATTCTGGAGAAAGAAGAGAATCTAATATTGCTAAATTTTCATTAGGAGGTAAAATTGAGTACACGTTCTAATTCTAAACCATTTAAAAAGATTATTATGCTTAAAAAATTAATACTATTCACTCCATTTGTAATAACATTATTATTCAATTCTTGTTCTGATGATGATTTTGGAGCAAATGCTGTTCAAACAATTAATTTTACAACACACGTAAAATTTGATGCTAATTTTGATCATACCAAAAAACCTATTCATGCCAAAACAGTTTTGAAAAATACACAAACTGGCATTACGTATGAAGCTTTAACGAATGATAATGGTGAAGCTATTTTTCCTAATTTGACACCAGGAATATATTCAGCAAATGTGAGTTTTTCTATTACTCCAGCTCAATTCGAGGATTTATTTGGTTATCCTACAGATTCAGAAGATAATGTTGAGTTTAGTGGTGCTGCACAAAATATTACCATTAACTCATCAAATGTATCGTTAGAAATCGAGTTAACTTCTACGAAAACAATTGGTGGATTAATCTTGAAACAAATTTATTACGGTGGTTCGCACATCAAAGAAGGTGCAATGTTTAGAGATCAATTTATTGAGATTTATAACAATTCGAGTGAAGTTCTTTATGCAGATGGGTTAATATTTGGTCAATTATTTGGTGCTAATACGGTAGAAAATCAACCTTATTCTCAACCCAACGGTCAGTTAGATTGGTCGAAAGGCGAAGGAAATAAAGTAGGTGCAAGCGCAAATACCGATTTTGTGTATGTATCTCACGCGATTCGTATTCCTGGGGATGGTACAACTTATGCAGTTCAGCCAGGTGAAAGTATCACAATTGCACAAACAGCAATTAATCACAAAGGAAATTATTATGATGCCAATGGTAAATTAATCGAGATTCTAAAACCAGAATTAACAGTCGATTTATCCCATGCTGATTTTGAAGTGAATATGACAGAATATTTAGGCTCTCAATATTCGTATGATATTCAAAATCCTGCTGTTCCTGATATGGATATTGTGTGGTGGGTTTCAGGTAGAGATTTAATTTTAGACAATTTAGGTCGTCAAGCATTTATCTTATTTAGAGCTTCTAACGAAGAAATTAATGGGTTTGGAAAGGTGAAAAATCCAAATAATAAGACTTCATACGAATATCTTCAATTACCGAATGAAAAGATTGTGGATGGCGTAGAAACCACTCAAGATATGGGAAGTAAATTGGTTCCGAAAAAATTACAAAATAAACAAGATGCAGGATATGCTTATTTAACAGCAGGACCTTATTCATCAACATCTATTATTCGTAAAACACAGAAAACAATAAATGGTCGTATTATCTTGAAGGATACCAATAATTCTACAAACGATTTTGTGAATATTATAGCTGAACCGAAAATTTTTGCGCAATAGAAATATAGAACATGAAATCAATTGATTTAACAACATACGACAATAAATTTTTGAGAATCGCTTCTTTTACTTGTTTATTTTTTGCAAGTCAATTGTTCGCGCAAGAAAATGATTCGATAAAAGTGACTTCTAACGAAGCAGAGCAATTTATCAAAGATTTGAATTGGGAATTGCCTATTGCAACGCATTCTTTACCAATAAAAGATTATACACATACCGGAATTTATTTCAATCATAAAAACAATCAATTTGCTCGTAAACAAACAGCAGAAGAAACAAATCGTTATGGTTTTCTAAGCGAAGGTTTATACACAACTGAAAATGATTTTAAAATTTTTGGAACGATAAACCTTGAAAAGTTTACAGAAAAAAATCTTGGATGGAATCTTTCTGACCAACGTACAGA
This portion of the Empedobacter stercoris genome encodes:
- a CDS encoding carboxypeptidase-like regulatory domain-containing protein codes for the protein MKKGLLALSLLGTFGFVNAQRILSGTVTDENGNNLSNVQVQDPQTKRWTQTNSNGFFTIQLSNENTNLSFSQKGKETQEIIVNSDETNVSIVLYNQTLRLEQVDISPKKKKEYSEITLGKEAIENVQAFSLNEVLQQLPGQVTLDFNNNEFKNIVFRTASSNNNLGLSGISSTSTINDRKDYFQNKAFGTSIVVNDIPVSNNENMQSFSSVSNGNFNDFNNPSYGVDLRK
- a CDS encoding TonB-dependent receptor domain-containing protein, with the protein product MLDATTEYNISKGFKINDRNFFSISGNYLSSNADVRDNLKSYNRISTNAAWKSSNKTNTLVNTLDGNFAINTDKIKYDPDDISDPKIKNDKFSIRLSNNLKWNLKKEWIDALNVDANINYEKQNSKEERWVNVATAAVTTSTVNGISEAIFLPNQYTLVKNVEGIPMSTFLNVEGVKNYESKNKWNHTFSVGLSSRSSENKGRGTYTDENSTPNFFTLSGAKGSLGYRDYNFKNTKTQWQLSVYAEDRIVKYGNNDNVFKLDLGFRYDNQYGYNSYQPRVNTSYAFNKVLRVRGGYGISSKAPSLNQLFTGDRIYDRLLGDGIYYINNKQYGWIETFLLEGNNLNLKPSKSYNSEIGFDLNLPFGSLNVTGYYNQLKDGISSFAQITTLEGSKIAVDTSSSTPSYSVVGKEAYQIEYSTLENNLESTDKGIEMFMNFNRIRPLNLDISVNGSYTKTTNNKPVYTYDASTNVLAKEKYGVYYNPKSNDEQLMFGTNFNYHLKNVGLILSLRTEHIFIQNHDKFNNRNPIGYLDGNSVFHEIPVEDQANIDLYGHLIKAPQKTLGELQKSLHNFHLRISKDFLNGFKVSVYTTNVFGLKPTYINNSGERRESNIAKFSLGGKIEYTF
- a CDS encoding DUF4876 domain-containing protein; amino-acid sequence: MLKKLILFTPFVITLLFNSCSDDDFGANAVQTINFTTHVKFDANFDHTKKPIHAKTVLKNTQTGITYEALTNDNGEAIFPNLTPGIYSANVSFSITPAQFEDLFGYPTDSEDNVEFSGAAQNITINSSNVSLEIELTSTKTIGGLILKQIYYGGSHIKEGAMFRDQFIEIYNNSSEVLYADGLIFGQLFGANTVENQPYSQPNGQLDWSKGEGNKVGASANTDFVYVSHAIRIPGDGTTYAVQPGESITIAQTAINHKGNYYDANGKLIEILKPELTVDLSHADFEVNMTEYLGSQYSYDIQNPAVPDMDIVWWVSGRDLILDNLGRQAFILFRASNEEINGFGKVKNPNNKTSYEYLQLPNEKIVDGVETTQDMGSKLVPKKLQNKQDAGYAYLTAGPYSSTSIIRKTQKTINGRIILKDTNNSTNDFVNIIAEPKIFAQ